In the Halorussus salinus genome, GTCGGTGACGGTCCCGCCCGCCTGTCGGACCATGTGAACGCCAGCCACGGTGTCCCACGGGTTCGGGTCCACGTTCGTCACCGCGCCCTCCAGCGACCCGGCCGCGACCATCCCGAGCGTGACCTGCGCCGACCCGAACCGGCGCACGTCGGCGAATCGCTCGACCAACTCCTCGCAGACCGCGGCGTACTCGTCGCGCCGGTCGAACCCCCACCAGATGGTCGGTACGACGGCGAACGTCTCGGGGTCGGTCTTCTCGCTGACCGAGACGGGTTCGCCGTCGCGGTACGCGCCGTCGCGTCCGGCGACGTACGTCTCGCCGAGCGCGGGGCAGTCGTTGACCGCGGCGACCGGTTCGCCGTCCCGGACCGCCGCGACGCTGGTCGTCCAGACCGGAATCGACCGGACGTAGTTGTTCGTCCCGTCGATGGGGTCTATCACCCACGCGTCGCCCTCGTCGGGGACCTCCTTGAGTTCGTCCTCCTCCTCGCCGACGATTGCGTCGTCGGGGTACTCCTCGCGGACGACTTCGATGACTCGGCGCTGAGTCTGGCGGTCGGCCTCGGTCACCACGTCGGTCTTGTCGGATTTGGTCTCGACTTCGATGCCCGCTCGAAAGCTCTCGGCGGCGACTTCGCTTCCCGCGCTCGCGGCGCGCTTCGCCACCGCGAGGAGGTCGTCGGCGTCGTCGGTCATGTTTCCGCGGTGGGGCGTCGCCGGAAAAGCCCTGTCGGTTCGGCGGTTTCGGCCGGTGCAGTGCGGTTGCGGTACGACGGGAGTCGGCGATACTCCGCTGTATTGTTGCGGTGCGGTTCCGTTGGTGTCGGGAAGAGTCACCTTCTCTGGATTCTCGTGTAGGTCCGTGACGCGGACCACTCAAGCCACCGCACCGATGCCCGCCGGTCCCCGGAATCCGACACCGTAGGAGGTTTATATAGCGGCCGTTTTAGAGACGAACGTCAGGCGCGAACCCCAGACGAAGACAGCGTGCGAGGGTAGCCAAGCCTGGCCAACGGCGGCGGACTCAAGATCCGCTCCCGTAGGGGTCCAAGGGTTCGAATCCCTTCCCTCGCACTACCGGTGTGGCGTCGCCACACCCAACAGTGCAAGCAAGACCGCTTCGGAGCGTCTTGCCCTCGCAAACTACACGGCCCACGCGGGCCCTCGCAACATTCCTCTGGTGCCAGTCTCGTAGCGACTGCTCTCGCTTGGTCGCAACCGTTTCCGGTTGGTCGCAACCGCTCTCGGTTCGTCGCAGTGTGAGTTCTCACGTCAAGAGCTAACTACATGCAAATCGTGGGAGCAGAGCGATGCAGTGGCACCGACGGCGCGACCTCGAAGGCGGCAAGGAATTGGGCGTCTGGTTGCTCGTGGCCGACGACGGGAGCGTCGAGCGAGAACTCTACGTCGAGTCCCACGAGTACCGCGGCGGGGACTTCGACGTGTACACGACGGCCGACGACGAGTGGACTCACGAGGGGGAGTTCGAGACCAGCGAGGAGGCCTTCGCTCGCGCGCAGGCCCTCCTCGAATCGAGTTCCCACGCGGTCGAGAGCGACGGACTCGCCTGAGAAACCTACTCGAAAAGCACCAGCGGGTCGGCCTCGCGCGCGGCGAAATACTCGTCCAACTCGCGCTTTCGGGCGGGAATCTCGTCGGGGTCGTGGGCGTCGGTCCCGGCGACGAACTCGACGCCGCGCTCGCGGAGCGCCGCCCGGAGGTCCGGCGCGGGGTGGAACTGCCCGTACTCCCGGCGGACGCGCCCGGCGTTGAGTTCCGGGACGGTCCGCGACGTAGCGAGGGCGTCGGCGAGCATCGCGTGGTGGTCCGGCGTGGTGTAGCCCCGGAGTTCCGGCGTGCGCTCGGGCAGGTCCACGTGGGCCGCGATGGCGAACAGTTCCGAGTCCACGAGGTCCGCGAGTCGCTCGTAGTAGTCGTCCACGACTCCCCGGCGCTCGCGCTCCGAGAGGTCCGTGAAAGGGGCGCTCCGCTGGACGTTGGTCCCCTCGACGCGGTGGACGCTCCCGACGGCGTAGTCGAAGTCGGCCTCGTCGAGGAAGTCGGCGATGTCGGCCTCGTCCCGCGGGTCGTAGTCCATCTCCACCGCGTCGAAGACCCGGAGGTCGTACCGGTCGCGCAACGACTCGATGGCCTCCCGGCGGAGCGGGTAGGTCCGGTCCAAGTTGATGCCGTACTCGCGTTTCTGCGTCTGGAATCGCCCGCGCTCGGAGACGTTGCAGTGGTCGGCGAACCCTATCGCACGGAGACCGGCCTCCTCGGCGGCCGCGAGCATCCGGGGCATCTGGGTACCGTCCGAGTAGTTCGAGTGGACGTGGTAGTCGTGGACGACGGACACGTTCGTCTTTCGACCCGAACCGGCGTATCTGTTGCGGTGCGAGTCGGGGTTTCGGGGCGTTTCGGAGTCCGACACCCGCCGTCTCCTCCGCGTCGAACGCCGGTACCGTCTCTCGAACTCCGGTACCGTCTCCCGACTCCGGTACCGTCTCCCGACTCCGGTATCGTCTCCCGATTCCGGTACCGTCTCTCGAACCCCGCACCTTACGCCGCTCCGGACCGACGTGCGACTATGGACGACCACACCCGCGACGCGTCGGTCGGTCCGCCCCGAGTCGGGACGCCGACCGGGTGGCTCCCCGCGAAGGGTCGCTGGGAACACGACACGCTCCGGCGGGCGACGGTCCACGGGATTCGACTGTTCAACGTCGGCGAGTTCCACGAATCGCACGACTGCTTCGAATACGAGTGGTACAACTACGGGAGCGGGACCACCGAGAGCAAGTTCCTCCACGGAATGGTGCAGGTCGCGGCGGGCGCGTACAAGCACTTCGACTTCGAGGACGACGGCGGAATGGCCTCGCTGTTCGAGACCGCGCTCCAGTACCTCCACGGCGTGCCTCGGGACTACTACGGCGTGGACGTGCTGGACGTGCGCGAGACGATGACTCGCGCGCTGGAGGAGCCGACCGTCTTGGAGGAGTGGCGAATCGAACTCGACGGCACGCTCCCGACCGCGGATAAATCAGACTTCGCGTACGCCGAATCGCTGGAGTGACTACTCGCCGACCGAGGAGGCCGCGGCCCCGTCCGACGCCACCGTCGCCCGCCTCGATATTCGCACTGGTAATCAACGGGAATCGACAACTTATATACACGCGGCGTCGTTGGTGGAGACAGAGCGCCCCGACTGCTCGCGCACTGGGAGGCTACCCACATGACAACGACCGACTCTCGCAACGACACGGCGGACGCCCGACCGTACAGCACCGAGCGCGACGCCTCGCTCGACGCGACTTTCGACGCACTCGGGAACCGGGACTGTCGGGTCCTCCTCTGGCATCTCGCGGACAGCGACGAGGCGGTCGTCGTGGACGACCTCGTGGACCTGCTGGCCGACGAGGCCACGTTGGCCGACGAAGTTCGACTGCGCGCTCGCCTCCACCACACCTACCTCCCGAAACTGGCCGACGCGGGCCTCGTGGAGTACGACGCCGACCGCGAACTCGTCACCCAACGCGAGGACAGCGAGTTCGAGGAGCTACGCCCGGTCGTCGCGGAGTTCGAGTCGGCCGACCACCCCGTCTCGTTGAACACGCTGTTCGACCTCCTCGCGGACGTGCGGCGGCGCGAGGCGGTCGTGACCCTGTTGGCTCACGGGGACCTGTCGCTCCCGGACCTCGCCGACGAAGTGGCCGTCGCCGAGGAGGGCGAACCCCTCACGCGAATCGACGCCGACGACGTGTTGCAGGTCTACCTCTCGCTGTACCACACCCACGTCCCGAAACTCGCTCGCGCCGGACTCGTGGACTACGACCAAGACGACGACTACGTGGCGCTGACCGACGCGGGCCGGGACCTCGAATCGCCGATTCGGTCGTTCTGTGACGGCGACGACTGACGACAGGTCGATAATCTGAAATTTACACGACG is a window encoding:
- a CDS encoding inositol monophosphatase family protein, with protein sequence MTDDADDLLAVAKRAASAGSEVAAESFRAGIEVETKSDKTDVVTEADRQTQRRVIEVVREEYPDDAIVGEEEDELKEVPDEGDAWVIDPIDGTNNYVRSIPVWTTSVAAVRDGEPVAAVNDCPALGETYVAGRDGAYRDGEPVSVSEKTDPETFAVVPTIWWGFDRRDEYAAVCEELVERFADVRRFGSAQVTLGMVAAGSLEGAVTNVDPNPWDTVAGVHMVRQAGGTVTDRHGDPWRHDSESLVASNGEAHDELVAALRNVA
- a CDS encoding PHP domain-containing protein, producing the protein MSVVHDYHVHSNYSDGTQMPRMLAAAEEAGLRAIGFADHCNVSERGRFQTQKREYGINLDRTYPLRREAIESLRDRYDLRVFDAVEMDYDPRDEADIADFLDEADFDYAVGSVHRVEGTNVQRSAPFTDLSERERRGVVDDYYERLADLVDSELFAIAAHVDLPERTPELRGYTTPDHHAMLADALATSRTVPELNAGRVRREYGQFHPAPDLRAALRERGVEFVAGTDAHDPDEIPARKRELDEYFAAREADPLVLFE
- a CDS encoding DUF309 domain-containing protein; protein product: MDDHTRDASVGPPRVGTPTGWLPAKGRWEHDTLRRATVHGIRLFNVGEFHESHDCFEYEWYNYGSGTTESKFLHGMVQVAAGAYKHFDFEDDGGMASLFETALQYLHGVPRDYYGVDVLDVRETMTRALEEPTVLEEWRIELDGTLPTADKSDFAYAESLE
- a CDS encoding DUF7344 domain-containing protein encodes the protein MTTTDSRNDTADARPYSTERDASLDATFDALGNRDCRVLLWHLADSDEAVVVDDLVDLLADEATLADEVRLRARLHHTYLPKLADAGLVEYDADRELVTQREDSEFEELRPVVAEFESADHPVSLNTLFDLLADVRRREAVVTLLAHGDLSLPDLADEVAVAEEGEPLTRIDADDVLQVYLSLYHTHVPKLARAGLVDYDQDDDYVALTDAGRDLESPIRSFCDGDD